The DNA window GTCTTAgacgtggcacgcgggatctttgttgccgcatgTGGTATCTTTTAGGTGTGGCATATGGGAtgtagttccctgatcagggatcgaacccaggtcccctgcactgggagcacggagttttagccactggaccaccagggaagtcccttggacaggattttacattttaaaatgtttttcatctacaactttgtttaaaaagtttCTCTTAAATCGCTCCAGAATTCTAGTCCTTATATACCTGCATCTTTCTTATCAGAGTTCCTTTTATTATTGGAACTACTTAGTTAAAAGGCCTGCAATTCTAAGACTTTAGACAAGATTTCATTTGCTTGAAGTGAATCcaaaaatgaggaataaaaaaaatcagggatgtcattaaaatatatagaagGTAATATAATTTTACAAGTGTAATATGCAGCATGGAGCATGTAATACTATGCTTCTACATTTgctatttcagaaataaatgactcatagtgaagacatggaagcaacctaaatgtctactgacagatgaatggatcaagaaaatgtatatgtgtgtgtgtgtgtgtgtgtatatacacaatggaatattactcagccataaaaaagaatgaaataatgccatttgtagcaacatggatggacctagagattgtcatattgagtgaagtgagtcaaagacaaatatcatatgatatcacttatatgtggaatctaaaaagatgatacaaatgaacttatttataaaacagaactagacatagaaaacaaacttatggttaccaaatggatAGCGGGCAGAGGGGGgtggagataaattaggagttcagcattaacagatacacactactatatatgaaataggtaaacaaaagggacctactgtatagcatagggaactatagtcagtatcttgtaatcacctataattgaaaagaatctgaaaaataatatatatataaaactgaaacactttgctgtacatttgaaacattgtaaataagatacacttcatttaaaaaaatgactcagTTACTATGCTTCATTGATtccaaaatgcatattttttcttatttaacatCTCAGAAATCTGggtaagttttatgttaataGCCATTGgctatttttttctacctttgaTGTCTTTGCAATTGCAATGTGTCTTATAGTCAGTGGCATCTTAGGTAAAATATGATACTGTTGTCCCCTGGAAATGCTATTCCATGACATAAAGATGTTAAACCAGAGTAGAAACAGTTTAGATACTGAATGCTAATGAAACTATGTTCATAGTTGTAGTCAGTCACAATATGGTCTTTGAACAAAATTGTAGGTAAAGAGGAAtccttttatttacaaaatgataTGTGTAACACATGaaatggtgaacaaaacagacactaCAGCTCTCATAAAGCTCATAGACTACAGCAGCATTGTCCAATGGAAACGTAAGGTGATCtacatgtgtaatttaaaattttctaatagtcacattaaaaatgtaaaaagtaacagatgaaattaagtttaagaaaatatttaacccaatatatccaaaatatttcgGCAAtcaatacttttaaattattaatgagatatgtCTAGTTTTcttactaagtctttgaaatggggtgtgtattttatacttacaacACATCTCAAATCAGAGtggtcacatttcaagtgctccatgTGGCTATATTGGACAGCAGAGGTCTAGAGGCAGAGATGaacttgttttatatatatatatatatatatatatatgtagctgCTTTTCTTTGGAGgggagatatttttattttttgaagaggtAAAACATACCAAGTTTCAAAAGTATCAGAGTACTCAGTGAGAAGCTTTCCTTAAATCCTGTCCACAGCCACCCATTTCTCCTCCAGTAGGTAACTGCTTTGGTTCTGTGCATTCCcaaatatatccatatatttttttccctttgtttcccaCACAGATAGTAGTAGCATATGGCACATCAGTACATCGTTTGGTacactctgtttttgttttcacttaacatattttGTAAATCTTTCCACAACAATGTTTGCAgagtttcctcattctttttaatggctgcataatgaATACACCATAGTTTATTTCACCTTTTGAtggttaaaatatttgttattttttgctattacaaagattgctgctatgaatattctggCACATGTCACTTCATAGCCAAGGGAGTATATTTGTAGGATAAATagctagaaatagaattgctgaaTGTAATTCCAAGAATTGCTAGAACAGATACTCCCTATACATATTTCCATTTTGCTCACCATTGTACCCCCAAAACctagaataaataatatttggcaCATTCTAGGCATCCAAtacatatttgatgaatgaattcaTAAAGTAGGAAGAGAGGCTTACTTTTCATTACTTCAGCAGTTATTGCCTCGACCTGAATGTTGTATTTTGGATCGGATGCTTGTCTTATTCTTATTTTGAGTATTACTTTTCCCAGGAGACATgacctctccctctctgccttggTTTTTCTCACTCTACAACACTCCTCTCCCATCTCATTTCGaggcaaaagaaagctggggaaaTTACATTactattgtgaaataaaattcatattttaaggcaagacaagaaaattttaaacataaagataTTCTTCTCTGTCCTTTGGCCTCCGCTCTGCCCCCACTGCGcactgtgtatctgcattatgcatcaccaaacctcccccatcagcaggaatacctgctcaaccataaagagcaacattctcccagCATCCACAAGACagctccttaaaagataacattccttcctgatcttgtaaggggtcatACGACCTACCACGATGAcacttagatctggattatgtaaactgtcaataatatgtcatttgatgtacagccctTTGCCTCAAAAAACATATAACTGTACCTTCACTTGTAACCCGCGGCACAGTCCTCAGAAGCTTTCTGAGATGgtcttcccaggttataatcctcaaatttggctcggaaaaaaatttccatttctttcttggaGCAACGGATTAATTTTTCGTTGACACTATTTAACAAggcagactttttaaaagaaaaattattagagcTAGACACAATCATCACGTAATGATAAAAGGCTCAACTCAGCAGAAATAGATAAGTCTAAACTTATATGCATTTAATAAAGTGGCCTCAAGCTAGAAATACGAATATCAACAGAACTACAGGGCGAAATAATGAAATCTATCATCACAGTAGATCCAACATTCTCTCAATTACTGATAACCCACATATGTCACTGTGTCAGGAACCCTTCTCCAAGTCGTTACTGAATGCAAGGATGTGTGGTGCCATTATTTTCTAATGGGTGCTCAAAAATGCTGAAGTATGACAGTCCTAAAGAAAGCACAATTGAAAACAGCTGTGTTAACACACCTAGTAAATCCGATTTCTGTGGAAAGCTCATAAAAGGCACATGGATGTTTCTTCGTTGAAAATTCAGTTCCAAATATTTCAGATATTAGTACTTCCTAAAGAAGTGGGGGGAGTAGGTGAGGGAGTCGGCCGTAATGGCCAAGGCAAACAGGAGGGGAATGTGAACACTTCATTAACATTCactcaaaaacatttattgaacacttaactACGTGCAACTCTATTAATTACCAGCCATTGCAGATCTTCAAAGTTCAAAGAGTCTCAAGAATAAACGATTTCTTAAAAGTTATTCAGGTATTTACACATTACTTAAAACCCTTGTAGACAAAACCGCGGACCTTACGAGACGAGAAAATTGGCGCCAGAGACTTTAGGCGCAGGCAGCGAGGACAGCTATGAGCAGTCGGTGGGGTCCTAGGGCAGTCACGGAACTGCTCCTTCCTTCAGGCGGGAGTGTGGACAGCTATGTcgggcgcgggggcggggggggggggcctgaaGGACGCCTCTGCGCAGGCGCTTGCTGCCTAAATCCGCCCAGCGAAGAGCCTAGTCCTCTTTTCGCTCTCAGACATGGTGAGTGTGGACGTGTATTGGGTTGCTATGTAGATGAGTCGGGAGGAGACTAGATAGGCTAATGTTTAAGCAGTTCAGGCCCCAGTGGGTTGTTTTCTAAGTATTGGAGAATGGTTGAGTTAAGATATAGGCCTTGGAAGGTTTTTTGAGGACTCAGAGACAGGGTGAAGTATTACTTAGCCTTTTCTGCAGATCTCGCGGCTGCACATGCGGCCAGACTTCCTCCTATCCGGCGGGCCTCAGGGGTCAACGACCCGGTTTCTTAATCTCTTAAAAAAGCCGGGtagttctcttttccttctatatatatacatgtacatatatatttccttccATTTGGCCATGAATATATGGTTCAGaatctttataattattaatagtatgGGCTTGACCTAGTAAATATGAATGGGATGTGAAGGAAATTAATTGCTTTGTTCTTATTGGTAGTGATCATGAcctacttaaaaaataagaactagAGCAGCATCCTCATCACCTGGGGGCTTGTAGAAACTAAAACTAAAGCTGGAGAAGATTAGGCTAAAGGGACTGCTTGCTTGATAAATAACTTTTGGGGTACATGGAAGGTGCTTTGAAACCTGAGTTTCTAGGATTAATAAAATCTCATTAAAGAACTTAACTGCAAATTATGGGTTagcaagatttttattttaatgcttcAACTTTTTGCCACATGTAAGCCATATGTTGTCTTAAATTCGTAAGGTTTGATAgtgtatgtttattttacttaactcTAAGTGAAAGATAAGCAAAGAGAGATGAAGATGGAGGTAATTTTTTGGGTCGATGATGAGCTGGCATGTATTCTGAATCTAAAGTTGATTATTTCTGCTTTAGCTCTAGAATTACCCTGAGACCTGAAAAATACCTGCATCTTTATGAGGGGTTTAGTTCTTTTTTAGTCAgatacttttaaaatgcaaagttttTATATGGCAAGATGAAATCAGAATTCAAATGTGTATTGAATATATGCTCTGGGGTCAAAcgtgaaaagataaaaatttatgaaatcaCTTTTTGTGTGAAAGGGCACACCGCAGAAGGATGTTATTATCAAGTCAGATGCACCCGACACCCTATTAGTGGAGAAGCATGCAGATTATATAGCATCCTATGGCTCAAAGAAAGATGATTACGTATGTATACTTTTAtgttgaaaagtttatttttaaaggtgttGGCCATTCTGAATAAGCAGGTTAGTATGGCCCATGTTTCTTAAAAATCGTATCCAActtctgtgtgccaagcactggtaTCTGTGGTTGAGGGGCAGTGGAATTAACCACGGTCCTTACCAACACTTATTTAGAGGCCTTggcagacaaagtagatttcccTTCCTGCCCCGATTTGTAAGAATTTTGAGGCATGGAATAGATTTACTTTTGTAGTTGAGGTAATGCTTTCAAGGTCAATGATGTGTTGGCATGTATTACCTGAGTTTACGGTGATGTGAGATAACACTTAAGCTCTAGAATTACGCTGAGACCTTGAATAAGTTTAACCTTGAAGAATGGTGTTCCCAGTTTTCCTCTGTGGGaaaatcttagaaaaaattaaatgaacaactTAATTGgaagtgaatattttctcctgtggGATACAAAGAGCTGAAATTTACCATGTTGGGAAATAATCTAGTATTGATGAATTCCCATAACCTTGTAGCTATGGAGTTAGGGCCATGTAATACCATGACTATTTAGCTTCATGTGTTCAGTATCTTTAACCTGGCATCAATTCAAACTGACGCATTAAAGTAATTCTGTATTTTAGGAATACTGTATGTCTGAATATTTGAGAATGAGTGGCATCTATTGGGGTCTGACTGTTATGGATCTCATGGGACAGCTACATCGCATGAATAGAGAAGAAATTCTGACATTTATTAAGTCTTGTCAACACGAGTGTGGTGGAATAAGTGCTAGTATTGGACATGATCCTCATCTTTTGTACACTCTTAGTGCTGTCCAGgtaaatactaataaaaattcaTCAGTCTTGGTGATGTATTCTCTTCCGTGAGAGTGGGGAAATTGAAACTAGGTATCAGGAACGTGACAAAATCAGTATCTATGTTAAAAAGTTGCTCATCTTTTCAAATGAAGTATATGTTCTACAAGGTCAATGATGTGGTGGCATGTATTAGCTGAATCCAAAGTTgatgtaaattataaaattacacTGAGACCTTGGATGGTAATTATGTTTATCTTaagtatatgtaaatatttgaaaatcactcaGTGGAGttaggttggttggttggttttgagCAAGAAAAATCCTGTGAAGTTAAGCCACTgaaatctgttttgtttattaGACAGCATGACCTATCCTATCCCAATAGATTACGTTACATAAGTCTTGTCTGATAATAGAAAACAATATGTTCTGAAGATTGTCACGTGGAACATTATTCAGAGAACAGCAAATAGCATAATGGATTACGTAAACTGCTCGAAGCCTGTTTACCGCATGCGTAGAAGCCTCCTTCATCTGTTTCTTGTATTCATCAAACTTCTGCATGGCATTTGCTTCTGTCCATGGCCTGGCCATTTCCTCCCTTCTAGTCTCATCTTGCTTTTCATCTAATATCTGGAAATACCAAGCTGCCTGTGGTTCCCCGTTTATACTCTGTCACTTCACAACTCTGCTGTTTTCCgtggagttttaaaatttatttatttttacttatttttacatttctggaTGAactgtggcttgcgggatcttagttccttgaccagagattgaacccaggcccatggcagtgaaagcgccaagtcctaaccactggaccgtcagggaattccctcggAGTTAGCTTTGATTTTGATATTAGTGAAGATCCACAAATAAGGGTTTAAAGTCTATGTAAGTTAGTATATATGAGTCTTAGAGCACTAAGTTAAcaatttataaatggaaaaataatgctTTGTGGTTAAAGGTTTGTGTTTGTTGGTAATATCTATAATTTGACGGCATAGTAGAAGTGCACATTTGAGAAAAGTTCACAATGTACATAAACAAAAGGACATGCTTGCTTGACAACTTAAAAGGTAGTTGAGGAAGAACATTGTTAGAACAAACTTACCAGTGTTGAAGAGGTATTTACTTACCATGGTTTGTTTTTGTTACAGATTCTTACTCTCTATGATAGTATTAATGTTATTGATGTAAATAAAGTTGTGGAATATGTTCAGAGTCTACAGAAAGAAGATGGTTCTTTTGCTGGAGATATTTGGGGTAATGTCCCTTTAATCCATGGCACCCAAAATACCAGTCCAAAAATGTTCTGCTTTGGTGTTTATTGTAGTAATAAGCTTTGTTGCAAATTTTAAAGTTCAACGAATTGGGGGCTTTGCTAATAACTTATCAGgagatttttaagtttttcatcttttcagGTCCCACTAAGCAGCTGGTCTAACTGGAGTTAATGGTCTGCTGGAAGTTCCAGCATGCACTGTGCTAGTTATATCAGCATACAGGAGTACTGGAACAGAGGGGGCCAGTCTAAAAGATAAGGTAGGTGAaacttttttccccaatatttggTGGCtttgtaaagtttttttaaaactttctggcaaggggaaaatattcaaaaaactTTACAAACTTACTGAATATTtgagtggagggagggagtaGTATTTGACTTGATAAATGTAGATAATCTCTGCTTTAGGGCTGAATACAGTGCAGGCAGGAGAGACCAGCTGCTTCATGGGATGTGAAAATCTACTTTTATATAATAGGGTAAGTTTATTATCATTCTAAGAAATTGactagtctttttctttctgttacctTTCTGGGGCTTTGAAAGCAAtttatttgcttgtatttttgACAAAGCAGTTTTCTAGTTCTTAGTTTCCTTCGAAATAAAGTAAGTGATTATGgatcactttttaaagatttagcTTTCCTCCTGGTGACTAGAAGTACATGTTAAGCCTGAACTCTTGGAAATTTAACCATGGTAGTTGTGCAGAGgttgtttttaattaacttttactACATAATATGATCAGAAGCCTCTGATAACACGTAATGTTTTGGTTTGATCCCTTTATTTTTAGGAGAAATCGATACAAGATTCTCTTTTTGTGCGGTGGCAACTTTGGCTCTATTGGTAAGTTTTAAATGTTGTATTGGAATGATTAAACTTACATGATTATTCTGGAATTTAATACGTATATTTTGTTTACAGGGGAAGCTGGATGCTATTAATGTGGAAAAGGCAATCGAATTTGTTTTATCATGTATGAACTTTGATGGTGGATTTGGTTGCAGGCCAGGTTCTGAATCCCATGCTGGGCAGGTAATTTATCAATCTAGATTAAAACGTAGTGTCAGTTTTGAAGGGATAACCCGTGTAATTGGGAAAATAGCAAGTTAATTTGACTGAATGTAATATAATGTGGGATGTTAAATAAGAATTAATTGCTGATTAAGGAAGGCATTTTTACAGTAGTTTACTTTGTATACAGTCCCCTGTTGGTGAAATCCTCTGACCCAGGTAAACATAAGTAGTTTTGTAattaccaaaaatatattttgattttcaatTAGTTTTTAACCAGATGAAAACATTCCCTACCTATCCCCAACACCTTTTTGCTTGTGCCAGAGGATGTTGTATATGTAAATGGTTGTCAAATAAAGCTTGCTTTTAGCCATGAAGAAGTTGTGACAGTCTTGCATTGCAGTTGCATCCTAGTAGTGTGGTTGGTTTTGTTCAAATAATTGTGTTCTTGTTTGCAATTCTTACTGTCAGCAAATTTTTAGATAGAAAATGGAGCTTTAATAATTTAAGTAGTTTTTATCACCATGTTATTGTTGAAAAACTATTATACACATGTACTTTATGTCTGTAATTTTAGATCTATTGTTGCACAGGATTCCTGGCTATTACTAGTCAGTTGCATCGAGTAAATTCTGATTTACTTGGTTGGTGGCTTTGTGAACGACAGCTTCCATCAGGTGGACTCAATGGAAGGCCAGAGAAGGTATCTGTCGTTTCATAAGATGaactttttaagttttataaccTTGAGTGAGGACTTTTTTTGTCTTGTATATCTCAGTATTGCTCTTGTAAATTGATAATGAGCTTTTCACCTTAACTACTTTGCATTATGTATATCTGGGAGTCAAAGGCTTCTATTAACACATGCATCTTGTACAGAAATCTCCATGCCCACTTATGGGTGGGAAAGGACAATGGATTTGccaaatgaaagatttttttaaaaaattggattacaacatttttatttaaaatctttgttaatttttaaagaaaaagccaaTTTTGTTTAGCTCTCACACACTCTGAATTGGGTCTGTAACgaccaggtagtaaatatttttagctttgaCCTATGGTCTTGTTACACGTACAAATTTCATAATTTTCCTGTTGcaaaactattatatttaaaaatcatttacacATACTAAAAGCTATTTTTGTGGTCTGCATTTTACTCAATGGCTGTAGCCTGCTGAGCCCCTGACCTAAAATATGATAGAGCATGGTGATGCTTTTATCTGGGtcattgtatttttgtttaattttgcttgcTCAGTATTTCTGAATAAGTTAATAGGTAGGGAAATAACCACAAGTGGTTTCTAGTTAAGATCCAATGAAAAACCTGGGCAGCTTTTCAATAAGTAGAAGATCGTTGGGGGTGAGGATTGCACTTAAAATGTAGGACAGCTTTTAATGTGCCTGTGAATCACCTAGGGATCTTGTTGAAATTCAGTCTAAGGTGGGAACTTCTGCATTTCTTAAGTTACCATGATTTGAGGAGccggggtgatttttttttttttttttgaagcaggtTGTGTACCTGCTTGGACAGCACTTACTGAAAGTGCTCTACCTAGGGCAGTGGAACATACAGTACCATAGATCTCACGAGCCTTACCACCAGATTCTTGGATTAAGGGGCTTATTTAGGTATTCACTGCAAATAGAA is part of the Balaenoptera musculus isolate JJ_BM4_2016_0621 chromosome 1, mBalMus1.pri.v3, whole genome shotgun sequence genome and encodes:
- the RABGGTB gene encoding geranylgeranyl transferase type-2 subunit beta, translating into MGTPQKDVIIKSDAPDTLLVEKHADYIASYGSKKDDYEYCMSEYLRMSGIYWGLTVMDLMGQLHRMNREEILTFIKSCQHECGGISASIGHDPHLLYTLSAVQILTLYDSINVIDVNKVVEYVQSLQKEDGSFAGDIWGEIDTRFSFCAVATLALLGKLDAINVEKAIEFVLSCMNFDGGFGCRPGSESHAGQIYCCTGFLAITSQLHRVNSDLLGWWLCERQLPSGGLNGRPEKLPDVCYSWWVLASLKIIGRLHWIDREKLRSFILACQDEETGGFADRPGDMVDPFHTLFGIAGLSLLGEKNRFKPVSPVFCMPEEILRRVNVQPELVS